Proteins from a single region of Allocatelliglobosispora scoriae:
- a CDS encoding SigE family RNA polymerase sigma factor, which translates to MEPRDFDTFYSAHFADTVALTYAYTGDLAGAQDLTQEAFSRAWQRWASVSTYDQPVAWVRHVALNLARSRWRHLRVATAYLLRQRADDAPPPEPDHVALVAALRTLPENQRRAIVLHHLMDLPVSEVAREMSAAEGTVKSWLSRGRAGLATTLGAEMRAEVGSRVTAPPAVEVRAKAEHQRRVRRAAGAVVAVLVVLLVVASQLLPIRQNPLPPITPSPSVSPTPAPTGPVAPQPLPLDPRPTGDPLATRDWSAVSIRLVSAERSCPRGLIRFTRTGDGPATGPSTFPKAVFEPSRVLVGDLNGDGRAEAVLWVTCFNNEEDSGDGRGRLLIVGREADGELRERGWAGHLGALFTSTWIAGGILHVGEDDGGNPLGQVDTFSLTGDRVTARGPAPAYPLIYPTTTMPLHVTSALPCAGGLAPQVPGRLSFDSAGFQVDSDRAYNVSGANTHGAGPHFIPAGRTPRIVLLLAIGCAPPTPPGGSSPETYVEPWNTLVAFERAPDGWHELRTYTVASGDPVGYWRIEAGRLIASFGRVGGTSRESSFPLPE; encoded by the coding sequence ATGGAGCCACGGGACTTCGACACGTTCTACAGTGCGCACTTCGCCGACACGGTGGCGCTGACATACGCCTACACCGGTGACCTCGCCGGGGCACAGGACCTGACCCAGGAGGCGTTCAGCCGCGCCTGGCAGCGCTGGGCCTCGGTGAGCACCTACGATCAGCCGGTCGCCTGGGTCCGCCACGTCGCGCTCAACCTGGCCCGATCGCGGTGGCGGCACCTGCGGGTCGCGACGGCGTACCTGCTCCGACAGCGCGCCGACGACGCTCCCCCGCCGGAGCCCGACCATGTCGCGCTCGTCGCGGCGCTGCGCACCCTGCCCGAGAACCAGCGCCGCGCGATCGTCCTGCACCACCTGATGGACCTGCCCGTCAGCGAGGTGGCCCGGGAGATGTCCGCCGCCGAGGGCACGGTGAAGTCGTGGCTCAGCCGCGGGCGCGCCGGCCTCGCCACGACGCTCGGCGCCGAGATGCGGGCCGAGGTCGGGTCGCGGGTCACCGCGCCACCGGCCGTCGAGGTCAGGGCAAAGGCAGAACACCAGCGGCGGGTACGCCGAGCCGCGGGCGCCGTCGTCGCGGTGCTGGTCGTGCTGCTCGTCGTGGCGAGCCAACTGCTGCCGATCCGGCAGAATCCGCTGCCGCCGATCACGCCGTCCCCGTCCGTGTCGCCGACCCCCGCGCCGACCGGGCCCGTCGCACCGCAGCCGCTGCCCCTGGACCCCCGGCCGACCGGGGATCCGCTCGCCACCCGCGACTGGTCCGCCGTCTCGATCCGGCTCGTCTCCGCCGAGCGCAGCTGCCCCCGCGGACTGATCCGGTTCACCAGAACCGGTGACGGTCCCGCCACCGGCCCGAGCACCTTTCCGAAAGCGGTATTCGAGCCGTCGCGGGTCCTCGTCGGCGATCTCAACGGCGACGGCCGGGCCGAAGCGGTCCTCTGGGTCACCTGCTTCAACAACGAGGAGGACTCCGGCGACGGCCGGGGACGGCTGCTCATCGTGGGCCGCGAGGCCGACGGCGAGCTGCGCGAACGCGGCTGGGCCGGGCACCTGGGCGCGCTGTTCACCAGCACGTGGATCGCCGGGGGGATCCTGCACGTGGGCGAGGATGACGGGGGCAACCCGCTCGGGCAGGTGGACACCTTCTCGCTGACCGGCGACCGGGTCACGGCGCGGGGGCCGGCTCCGGCGTACCCCCTGATCTATCCCACGACCACGATGCCGCTGCACGTCACGAGCGCGCTGCCCTGCGCCGGCGGGCTCGCGCCCCAGGTCCCCGGCCGGCTCTCCTTCGACTCCGCCGGATTCCAGGTCGACTCCGACCGGGCCTACAACGTCAGCGGGGCCAACACGCACGGCGCGGGTCCGCACTTCATCCCGGCCGGCCGGACACCGCGGATCGTGCTGCTGCTGGCGATCGGTTGCGCTCCGCCGACCCCGCCGGGCGGCTCCTCGCCGGAGACCTATGTGGAGCCGTGGAACACGCTCGTCGCCTTCGAACGGGCGCCGGACGGGTGGCACGAGCTGCGGACCTACACCGTTGCGAGCGGCGATCCGGTGGGCTACTGGCGCATCGAGGCGGGGAGGCTGATCGCGAGCTTCGGCCGGGTCGGCGGCACGAGCCGCGAGTCCTCCTTCCCGCTCCCGGAGTAG
- a CDS encoding cyclopropane-fatty-acyl-phospholipid synthase family protein produces the protein MTTSPPMVDKARWPDVAAVPRSRFRASVAALLVRRVAARLPLRVQYPDGRIVGSTPDSPILRVRDEQAFHRRLGTAGLVGFGEAYQAGDWETDDLPALLAVFADNVERIVPSSLQWLRHFHGARFPAEETNTLDGAKRNIHRHYDLSNELFSLFLDDTMTYSAALFDSPLRGGEVPSFDRLADAQRRKIDRLLDQTGVTDGSRVLEIGTGWGELAIRAAQRGATVHTVTLSAEQRALAIERAERAGVADRITVELRDYREIAGERAYDAILSVEMIEAVGERYWPTYFATLDRLLAPGGRIGIQAITMPHDRMRASRKSYTWMHKYVFPGGLIPSLPAIEKILARHTGLRVADRFAFGEHYAETLRLWRERFTANASQVTRAGFDSTFGRTWKLYLAYCEAGFSTGYLNVYQLVMEPAR, from the coding sequence GTGACCACCAGTCCCCCCATGGTCGACAAGGCTCGCTGGCCGGATGTCGCGGCGGTGCCCCGGAGCAGGTTCCGGGCCTCGGTCGCGGCCCTGCTGGTCCGCCGCGTCGCCGCCCGGCTGCCGCTGCGGGTGCAGTACCCGGACGGCCGCATCGTCGGCTCCACTCCCGACAGTCCCATCCTGCGGGTCCGCGATGAGCAGGCCTTCCACCGCCGCCTCGGTACGGCCGGGCTCGTCGGCTTCGGTGAGGCCTACCAGGCGGGCGACTGGGAGACCGACGACCTGCCCGCCCTGCTCGCGGTCTTCGCCGACAACGTCGAGCGGATCGTGCCGTCGAGCCTGCAGTGGCTGCGCCATTTCCATGGCGCCCGCTTCCCGGCCGAGGAGACGAACACGCTCGACGGTGCGAAGCGCAACATCCACCGCCACTACGACCTCTCCAACGAGCTCTTCTCGCTCTTCCTCGACGACACGATGACCTACTCCGCGGCGCTGTTCGACTCGCCGCTGCGCGGCGGCGAGGTGCCGAGCTTCGACCGGCTCGCCGACGCCCAGCGCCGCAAGATCGATCGACTGCTGGACCAGACCGGCGTCACCGACGGCAGCCGGGTCCTGGAGATCGGCACCGGCTGGGGCGAGCTCGCGATCCGCGCCGCGCAGCGGGGAGCGACCGTGCACACGGTGACGCTCTCCGCCGAGCAGCGGGCGCTCGCGATCGAGCGGGCCGAGCGGGCCGGTGTCGCCGACCGGATCACCGTCGAGCTGCGGGACTACCGGGAGATCGCCGGTGAGCGCGCGTACGACGCGATCCTCAGCGTCGAGATGATCGAGGCGGTGGGGGAGCGCTACTGGCCGACCTACTTCGCCACCCTGGACCGGCTGCTCGCCCCGGGCGGGCGGATCGGCATCCAGGCGATCACGATGCCGCACGACCGGATGCGGGCCTCCCGCAAGTCCTACACGTGGATGCACAAGTACGTCTTCCCCGGCGGCCTGATCCCGTCGCTGCCCGCGATCGAGAAGATCCTGGCCCGGCACACCGGGCTGCGGGTCGCCGACCGGTTCGCCTTCGGCGAGCACTACGCCGAGACGCTGCGGCTGTGGCGGGAACGCTTCACCGCCAACGCCTCCCAGGTCACCCGGGCCGGTTTCGACTCGACCTTCGGGCGCACCTGGAAGCTCTACCTCGCCTACTGCGAGGCGGGCTTCTCCACCGGCTACCTCAACGTCTACCAACTCGTGATGGAGCCGGCCCGATGA
- a CDS encoding DUF1295 domain-containing protein yields MPDLGAVGVNLIYAAMAALTVVMITFIIGTVIDKHRVVDIAWGIGFAAIAVTTFVLSSGHGDTTRRLVVMGATVAWGLRLAGHIAWRARGHGEDPRYEQMLSRAKGSRTAYALRMVYLLQGLSMWFISLPVQIAQYDPDPPNWLFWVGVAIWAVGLFFEAVGDYQLVRFTGNPANKGEVLDSGLWRYSRHPNYFGDATVWWGLYLMAASGGWLGAATILSPLAMNWLLAKKTGKPLLEKDMANRRPGYADYVARTSGFFPWPPKRSA; encoded by the coding sequence ATGCCTGACCTCGGCGCCGTCGGCGTCAACCTGATCTACGCGGCGATGGCCGCGCTCACCGTCGTGATGATCACCTTCATCATCGGCACCGTGATCGACAAGCACCGCGTCGTCGACATCGCCTGGGGCATCGGCTTCGCCGCGATCGCGGTCACCACCTTCGTCCTCTCCTCGGGGCACGGCGACACCACTCGCCGGCTCGTCGTCATGGGCGCCACCGTGGCGTGGGGGCTGCGCCTCGCCGGGCACATCGCCTGGCGGGCCCGGGGCCACGGCGAGGACCCGCGCTACGAGCAGATGCTGTCGCGGGCCAAGGGCAGCCGGACCGCCTACGCGCTGCGGATGGTCTACCTGCTGCAGGGCCTGAGCATGTGGTTCATCTCGCTGCCGGTCCAGATCGCGCAGTATGACCCCGATCCGCCGAACTGGCTCTTCTGGGTCGGCGTCGCGATCTGGGCGGTCGGGCTCTTCTTCGAGGCCGTCGGCGACTATCAGCTGGTCCGCTTCACCGGCAACCCGGCCAACAAGGGCGAGGTGCTGGACTCGGGACTGTGGCGCTACTCCCGGCACCCCAACTACTTCGGCGACGCGACCGTCTGGTGGGGGCTCTACCTCATGGCCGCGAGCGGCGGCTGGCTCGGCGCGGCGACGATCCTGTCCCCGCTGGCGATGAACTGGCTGCTGGCGAAGAAGACCGGCAAGCCGCTGCTGGAGAAGGACATGGCCAACCGCAGGCCGGGCTATGCCGACTACGTCGCGCGTACCAGCGGCTTCTTCCCCTGGCCACCGAAGCGTTCGGCCTGA
- a CDS encoding ABC transporter ATP-binding protein, with the protein MGGMGGGGGNMMRSMRDADKVKQHQLTRGTFRRIMRFARPYRHDISVFLVTIVLAAVIGVATPVLAGHVIDAITSGKPESGGTVVRLAVWIAALAVANALLSLAQRWYSAKIGEGIIYDLRSQVYDHVQRMPLQFFTRTQTGALVSRLNNDVLGAQRAFTSTLSGVVSNAIQLVLTAAVMFSLSWQVTVISLVLLPIFILPARRVGTKLAAITRESYQLDATMNATMTERFGVAGALLVKLFGKPETEAGRFADRAARVRDIGIRSAMYSRTFFVAMLLVASLAQAVVYGLGGWYAVNGQISAGTVVTLAMLLLRLYGPLTELSNVRVDTMSAMVSFDRVFEILDLPPSIDERPDAVAIPKGTARVEFRDVRFRYPAASEVSLASLEDVATLDRTTNAPVLRGVSFTVEPGQLVALVGPSGAGKSTTSMLVSRVYDVTDGSVLVGDVDVRDATLDSLRDAIGVVTQDAHLFHESIAENLRYAKPDATDDEIWSALRGAQVEELIRALPDGLSTVVGERGYRFSGGEKQRIAIARLLLKAPSIVILDEATAHLDSESEAAVQRALAVALAGRTALVIAHRLSTVREADQILVLDGGQIVERGTHEQLYAQGGLYADLYRTQFAVAEPR; encoded by the coding sequence ATGGGTGGAATGGGTGGCGGCGGCGGCAACATGATGCGCTCGATGCGCGATGCCGACAAGGTCAAGCAACATCAACTCACCCGTGGCACGTTCCGACGGATCATGCGGTTCGCCCGGCCCTACCGGCACGACATCTCGGTCTTCCTCGTCACGATCGTGCTGGCCGCCGTCATCGGCGTCGCCACACCGGTCCTCGCGGGGCATGTCATCGATGCCATCACCAGCGGCAAGCCGGAGTCCGGCGGCACCGTGGTGCGCCTCGCGGTCTGGATCGCCGCGCTCGCCGTGGCGAACGCGCTGCTCTCGCTCGCCCAGCGGTGGTATTCGGCGAAGATCGGCGAGGGCATCATCTACGACCTGCGCAGCCAGGTCTACGACCACGTGCAGCGGATGCCGCTGCAGTTCTTCACCCGTACCCAGACCGGAGCGCTCGTCTCCCGGCTCAACAACGACGTGCTCGGCGCGCAGCGCGCCTTCACCTCGACACTCTCCGGGGTGGTGAGCAACGCGATCCAGCTCGTGCTGACCGCGGCGGTGATGTTCAGCCTGTCGTGGCAGGTCACCGTGATCTCGCTGGTGCTGCTGCCCATCTTCATCCTGCCCGCCCGCCGGGTCGGCACGAAGCTGGCGGCGATCACCCGGGAGTCCTACCAGCTCGACGCGACGATGAACGCGACGATGACCGAGCGCTTCGGCGTCGCGGGCGCGCTGCTGGTGAAGCTCTTCGGCAAGCCGGAGACCGAGGCCGGGCGCTTCGCCGACCGGGCGGCCCGGGTGCGCGACATCGGCATCCGCTCCGCGATGTATTCGCGGACGTTCTTCGTCGCGATGCTGCTCGTCGCCTCGCTCGCCCAGGCCGTCGTCTACGGCCTGGGCGGCTGGTACGCCGTGAACGGCCAGATCTCCGCCGGAACCGTCGTGACCCTGGCGATGCTGCTGCTGCGCCTCTACGGCCCGCTGACGGAGCTCTCGAACGTGCGCGTGGACACGATGAGCGCCATGGTGAGCTTCGACCGGGTCTTCGAGATCCTGGACCTGCCGCCCTCGATCGACGAGCGCCCCGACGCGGTGGCGATCCCGAAGGGCACCGCCCGGGTGGAGTTCCGCGACGTGCGCTTCCGCTACCCGGCCGCGAGCGAGGTCTCCCTGGCGTCGCTGGAGGACGTGGCGACGCTGGACCGCACGACGAACGCGCCGGTGCTGCGCGGCGTCTCCTTCACCGTGGAGCCGGGCCAGCTCGTCGCCCTCGTCGGGCCCTCGGGCGCCGGCAAGTCGACGACGTCGATGCTGGTGAGCCGGGTCTACGACGTGACCGACGGATCGGTGCTCGTCGGCGACGTCGATGTCCGCGACGCGACGCTGGACTCGCTGCGCGACGCGATCGGCGTCGTGACCCAGGACGCGCACCTCTTCCACGAGTCGATCGCGGAGAACCTGCGCTACGCCAAGCCCGACGCCACCGACGACGAGATCTGGTCGGCACTGCGCGGTGCCCAGGTCGAGGAGCTGATCCGGGCGCTGCCCGACGGCCTCTCCACTGTGGTGGGTGAGCGCGGGTACCGCTTCTCCGGCGGCGAGAAGCAGCGGATCGCGATCGCCCGGCTGCTGCTCAAGGCGCCGTCGATCGTGATCCTCGACGAGGCGACGGCGCACCTGGACTCGGAGAGCGAGGCGGCGGTGCAGCGGGCGCTCGCGGTGGCGCTGGCCGGGCGGACCGCGCTGGTCATCGCGCACCGGCTCTCGACCGTCCGGGAGGCCGATCAGATCCTCGTCCTCGACGGCGGCCAGATCGTCGAGCGCGGCACCCACGAGCAGCTCTACGCCCAGGGCGGCCTCTACGCCGATCTCTACCGCACCCAGTTCGCGGTCGCCGAACCCCGCTAG
- a CDS encoding NAD(P)/FAD-dependent oxidoreductase, which yields MAVIGGGVAGLTAAYLLQREYDVTIFEAGDRLGGHAHTHDVASGGHSVAVDSGFIVFNERTYPMLIRLLDELGVASQETEMSLSVMCRGCGLEYAGARKLPGLFARPANAADPRFLRLLAQVPVFHREARALLDRPETETEPTLGEFLAAGRYTDYFIQHFAVPLVSAVWSCGTQAVADYPARYLFSFLANHGMLSVGGSPTWRTVTGGSRTYVDLVAKRLAAVHTSTPVRAVARTADGVSVRDDADEIAVFDAAVIATHADQALALLADPSATEREVLGAFTYSLNPTVLHTDTGVLPRRANARASWNHLMPSCHPQPGGVKVSYHMNRLQRLDAADDFIVTLNPGDEVDPAKVLASMVYEHPIYTPASLAAQRRLPELTTSTIAFAGAYHGWGFHEDGCRSGVAAARALGVQW from the coding sequence GTGGCGGTCATCGGCGGCGGTGTCGCCGGTCTCACTGCTGCCTACCTGCTTCAACGCGAATACGACGTGACCATCTTCGAAGCCGGCGATCGGCTCGGCGGGCACGCGCACACCCATGACGTCGCCTCCGGCGGGCACAGCGTCGCCGTCGACTCGGGCTTCATCGTCTTCAACGAGCGGACCTACCCCATGCTCATCCGCCTGCTCGACGAGCTCGGGGTGGCGAGCCAGGAGACCGAGATGAGCCTGTCGGTGATGTGCCGCGGCTGCGGGCTGGAGTACGCGGGTGCCCGCAAGCTCCCCGGCCTCTTCGCCCGCCCGGCCAACGCCGCCGACCCCCGCTTCCTGCGCCTGCTCGCCCAGGTGCCGGTCTTCCACCGGGAGGCGCGGGCGCTGCTCGACCGGCCCGAGACGGAGACCGAGCCCACCCTCGGGGAGTTCCTCGCGGCGGGGCGCTACACCGACTACTTCATCCAGCACTTCGCCGTGCCGCTCGTCTCGGCGGTGTGGTCCTGCGGCACCCAGGCGGTCGCCGACTACCCGGCCCGCTACCTCTTCTCCTTCCTCGCCAACCACGGCATGCTCTCGGTCGGCGGCTCACCGACGTGGCGAACGGTCACCGGCGGCTCGCGTACCTATGTGGACCTCGTCGCGAAGCGGCTCGCCGCGGTGCACACGAGTACGCCGGTGCGGGCGGTGGCGCGTACCGCCGACGGGGTGAGCGTGCGCGACGACGCCGACGAGATCGCCGTCTTCGACGCGGCCGTGATCGCGACCCACGCCGACCAGGCGCTGGCGCTGCTCGCCGACCCGTCGGCCACCGAGCGCGAGGTGCTGGGCGCCTTCACCTACTCGCTGAACCCGACCGTGCTGCACACCGACACCGGGGTGCTGCCGCGGCGGGCCAATGCGCGGGCGAGCTGGAACCACCTGATGCCGTCCTGCCACCCGCAGCCGGGCGGGGTGAAGGTCAGCTACCACATGAACCGGCTGCAGCGGCTCGACGCCGCCGACGACTTCATCGTCACGCTCAACCCCGGCGACGAGGTGGACCCCGCGAAGGTGCTCGCCTCGATGGTCTACGAGCACCCGATCTACACGCCCGCCTCGCTCGCCGCGCAGCGGCGGCTGCCGGAGCTGACGACATCGACGATCGCCTTCGCCGGTGCCTACCATGGATGGGGCTTCCACGAGGACGGCTGCCGCTCGGGCGTGGCGGCCGCGCGAGCGCTGGGGGTGCAGTGGTGA
- a CDS encoding enoyl-CoA hydratase/isomerase family protein, which produces MTVPPDVRPAGENVPAGVRLELDGAIATVTLDRPEVLNAQTPAMWARLSEIDAALTGDVRVVVLRGEGRSFSAGLDLASAQEQLGALAVIPPDQAEDRIAGFQRAFSWLRRPDLITIAAVHGHAIGAGFQLALACDLRVMADTATFKMAEITLGLVPDLTGTKRLVELVGYARALEICATGRSIRAEEAERIGLAAVVVPAEELDAAARDLAAALLAGPRNAVIEIKALLLGASGRTYAEQELAERQAQVRRIRDLAGLGE; this is translated from the coding sequence ATGACCGTGCCACCCGACGTGCGTCCGGCCGGAGAAAATGTGCCGGCCGGAGTACGGCTTGAGCTGGACGGCGCGATCGCGACCGTCACGCTGGACAGACCCGAGGTTCTCAACGCGCAGACGCCAGCGATGTGGGCGCGTTTGAGTGAGATCGACGCCGCACTCACCGGAGACGTCCGGGTCGTGGTGCTTCGCGGCGAGGGACGTTCTTTCTCCGCCGGTCTCGACCTCGCCAGTGCTCAAGAGCAACTCGGCGCGCTCGCAGTTATCCCGCCGGACCAGGCTGAGGACCGCATCGCCGGGTTTCAGCGTGCCTTCTCCTGGCTCCGGCGGCCCGACCTGATCACGATCGCAGCCGTTCACGGCCACGCGATCGGGGCGGGCTTCCAACTCGCACTCGCCTGCGACCTGCGGGTCATGGCGGACACCGCGACATTCAAGATGGCCGAGATAACGCTCGGCCTCGTGCCCGACCTCACCGGCACCAAGCGCCTCGTCGAGCTCGTCGGCTATGCCCGCGCGCTGGAGATCTGCGCGACGGGCCGCAGCATCCGGGCCGAGGAGGCCGAGCGGATCGGGCTCGCGGCGGTGGTCGTACCCGCCGAGGAGCTCGACGCGGCCGCGCGCGACCTGGCGGCGGCCCTGCTCGCCGGCCCTCGCAACGCGGTCATCGAGATCAAGGCGCTGCTGCTCGGAGCCTCCGGGCGGACCTACGCCGAGCAGGAGCTGGCCGAGCGCCAGGCCCAGGTGCGGCGCATCCGCGACCTCGCGGGCCTAGGTGAATAA
- a CDS encoding SAM-dependent methyltransferase, whose protein sequence is MSGAAGLLATVVGGVVGGEPPIRLRAWDGTESGPAGGPVLVVNDPQALRRLLWQPNELGLAQAYVTKEIDVEGDIELALRTVWRFARTSLPDGVRVGVPQRMRALTTAIKLGAFGLPPAPPEVQAQLDGDLHSRERDRAAIAHHYDLSNEFYALLLDETMAYSCAYFTADGMSLADAQRAKLDLICTKLGLKPGMRLLDVGCGWGSLTAHAAEHYGVEVVAVTLAAQQHAFVTARVAAAGLDHLVQVRLSDYRDIADTGFDAVATVEMGEHVGEDKYPAFIRGLRDKLQPGGRLLVQQMSRGANRPGGGAFIESYIAPDMHMRPVGETVAMIERAGLEVRHVEALREHYTRTARAWLATLEERWDAVVDLVGEPTARVWRLYLVGGALAFEERRMGVDQILAVRDA, encoded by the coding sequence ATGAGCGGCGCGGCGGGACTGCTCGCGACGGTCGTCGGCGGTGTCGTCGGTGGCGAGCCGCCGATCCGGCTGCGGGCCTGGGACGGCACCGAGAGCGGTCCGGCCGGCGGTCCGGTGCTCGTCGTCAACGATCCGCAGGCGCTGCGGCGGCTCCTCTGGCAGCCCAACGAGCTCGGCCTGGCCCAGGCGTATGTCACCAAGGAGATCGACGTCGAGGGCGACATCGAGCTCGCCCTGCGGACCGTGTGGCGCTTCGCCCGCACCTCCCTGCCGGACGGGGTGCGGGTCGGCGTACCCCAGCGGATGCGCGCGCTGACCACGGCGATCAAGCTCGGGGCTTTCGGCCTGCCCCCGGCGCCGCCGGAGGTGCAGGCGCAGCTCGACGGCGACCTGCACAGCCGGGAGCGGGACCGGGCGGCGATCGCGCACCACTACGACCTGTCCAACGAGTTCTACGCGCTGCTGCTCGACGAGACGATGGCCTACTCCTGCGCCTACTTCACCGCGGACGGGATGAGCCTCGCCGACGCGCAGCGGGCCAAGCTGGACCTCATCTGCACCAAGCTGGGCCTGAAGCCCGGCATGCGCCTGCTCGACGTCGGCTGCGGCTGGGGCTCGCTCACGGCGCACGCTGCCGAGCACTACGGCGTCGAGGTCGTCGCGGTCACCCTCGCGGCCCAGCAGCACGCCTTCGTCACCGCGCGCGTCGCGGCCGCGGGCCTCGACCACCTCGTCCAGGTACGCCTGAGCGACTACCGCGACATCGCCGACACCGGATTCGACGCGGTCGCCACCGTGGAGATGGGCGAGCACGTCGGCGAGGACAAGTACCCGGCGTTCATCCGGGGGCTGCGCGACAAGCTCCAGCCCGGCGGACGCCTGCTGGTGCAGCAGATGTCGCGGGGCGCCAACCGTCCCGGCGGCGGTGCCTTCATCGAGTCCTACATCGCGCCGGACATGCACATGCGCCCCGTCGGCGAGACGGTCGCCATGATCGAGCGGGCGGGCCTGGAGGTGCGGCACGTGGAGGCGCTGCGCGAGCACTACACGCGGACGGCGCGGGCGTGGCTCGCCACCCTGGAGGAGCGCTGGGACGCCGTCGTCGACCTCGTCGGCGAGCCCACCGCGCGGGTCTGGCGGCTCTACCTCGTCGGCGGCGCGCTCGCCTTCGAGGAGCGCCGCATGGGCGTCGACCAGATCCTGGCGGTCCGCGATGCCTGA
- a CDS encoding YceI family protein, translated as MTSATEPTTRTWNGLTIPAAGTYEMDANHKRVGFIARHMMVSKVRGEFAQATATIVVAEDPLQTTVTAVLQAESISTGAADRDAHLRSGDFLEVEKFPTLTFRSTGVSDVNGNEFTLTGDLTVKDVTKPVQLKVEFEGVEKNPWGQELIGFSASTEIDREEFGLTWNVALETGGVLVGKKIKIEIEAEAIRQA; from the coding sequence ATGACCAGCGCAACCGAGCCCACCACCCGCACCTGGAACGGCCTGACCATCCCCGCCGCGGGCACCTACGAGATGGACGCCAACCACAAGCGCGTCGGCTTCATCGCCCGCCACATGATGGTCAGCAAGGTGCGCGGCGAGTTCGCGCAGGCGACCGCGACGATCGTCGTCGCCGAGGACCCGCTGCAGACGACCGTCACCGCGGTCCTGCAGGCCGAGAGCATCAGCACCGGGGCGGCCGACCGCGACGCGCACCTGCGCAGCGGCGACTTCCTCGAGGTCGAGAAGTTCCCGACCCTCACCTTCCGCAGCACCGGCGTGAGCGACGTCAACGGCAACGAGTTCACCCTCACCGGCGACCTCACCGTCAAGGACGTGACCAAGCCGGTCCAGCTCAAGGTCGAGTTCGAGGGCGTCGAGAAGAACCCGTGGGGCCAGGAGCTCATCGGCTTCAGCGCCAGCACCGAGATCGACCGCGAGGAGTTCGGCCTGACCTGGAACGTCGCACTCGAGACCGGTGGCGTTCTCGTCGGCAAGAAGATCAAGATTGAGATCGAGGCCGAGGCGATCCGCCAGGCCTGA
- a CDS encoding helix-turn-helix domain-containing protein has protein sequence MAATGTATTTEKGRRIVGTERQTLAKDLVKRYTSGESIRALASTTGRSYGFIHRVLTESGVQLRQRGGARRRKKA, from the coding sequence ATGGCAGCCACCGGCACAGCTACCACCACCGAAAAGGGTCGCCGGATCGTCGGGACCGAGCGGCAGACGCTCGCCAAGGACCTTGTCAAGCGCTACACCTCTGGTGAGAGCATCCGCGCGCTGGCCTCAACGACCGGCCGCTCGTATGGCTTCATTCACCGAGTGCTGACTGAGTCGGGCGTCCAGCTGCGCCAGCGCGGCGGCGCTCGTCGTCGCAAGAAGGCCTAG
- a CDS encoding DUF1365 domain-containing protein — translation MTRAGLASSALYESVVSHVRGTPLRHAFRYATYQWLVDLDRMPVLPWALRPLARFTAADHLGDPARDIRANVEEFARLRGVELRGGRILMLAQARVFGYVFNPLTVFWCFDEAGELACVLAEVHNTYGERHCYLLTPGGDDRYATGKEFYVSPFFAVEGEYEMRLPAPDERLRLMIKLAHHGKQVFVATLTGRRRAATSGALLRLALRHPLSPLLASARIRYQGIRLYLRRLPVVARQPHKTQEGVR, via the coding sequence GTGACCAGGGCAGGGTTGGCGTCGAGCGCGCTCTACGAGTCGGTCGTCTCCCATGTCCGCGGCACCCCGCTGCGCCACGCCTTCCGCTACGCCACCTATCAGTGGCTCGTCGACCTGGACCGGATGCCGGTGCTGCCGTGGGCGCTGCGGCCGCTGGCCCGGTTCACCGCCGCCGACCACCTCGGCGACCCCGCTCGCGACATCCGGGCCAACGTCGAGGAGTTCGCCCGGCTGCGCGGCGTGGAGCTGCGCGGTGGGCGCATCCTGATGCTGGCCCAGGCCCGGGTGTTCGGATACGTCTTCAACCCGCTCACCGTCTTCTGGTGCTTCGACGAGGCCGGCGAGCTCGCCTGCGTCCTCGCCGAGGTGCACAACACCTACGGCGAGCGGCACTGCTATCTGCTGACGCCGGGTGGGGACGACCGTTACGCCACCGGCAAGGAGTTCTACGTTTCCCCGTTCTTCGCCGTCGAGGGTGAATATGAGATGCGGCTCCCGGCGCCGGACGAACGGCTACGCTTAATGATCAAGTTGGCACACCACGGCAAGCAGGTATTCGTCGCCACCCTGACGGGGCGGCGACGCGCCGCCACGTCCGGCGCCCTGCTCCGGCTGGCCCTGCGCCACCCCCTCAGCCCGCTGCTGGCCAGCGCGCGGATTCGCTATCAGGGAATCCGTCTCTACCTACGCCGGCTGCCGGTCGTTGCTCGGCAACCCCACAAAACACAGGAAGGTGTCCGGTGA